In the Silene latifolia isolate original U9 population chromosome 1, ASM4854445v1, whole genome shotgun sequence genome, GTTAGGCTTTTGgcgatatgtgttttatatagagaggtatgttgtgttgcggtaatgtggaagagttggagtgttggttatgctaaggattttgtggtattggttagatggagtgcagaatgaattgaggtatgagaactgtttaagtaaaagagccttggaaataggaatggttataggtatgaggttataggcggttatctttgacatgtggtggtgatgaggataataagaagatatataTAAGGATCAAGTATTAGTgcgttacgaggacgtaacatttatcttaagaggagtaggatgcggcaaagagtgttgatggttgtacatgtggTCGGATtttcggagctatattctatttttcggaacaattgtcgttggaagcacctagaccaaaacacaatttataacttcacaaacaactctacaattagtaaagaggcaagtaaaggtcggatcccaagagacgggaattgagatgagatttctattgaaactagtggtgtcttaggggtgtcacaatttgggttgatgtagaaggtcactaactaaatagcaatgaaagtaaataagcaagatgaattgaaagggttgtaaacaattgataaaaagcactagggtgtcatggggtcataggggaatcatggaaattggtcatacaaacatgttctcaaattataagcaagcaattattgttgtgatggattgagttgggttatatcttacaatcctaggaaagtttgggtcccgaaaccgaatcgattagattgtacaacacctacaagtcgacttaatcttccctactcaacaacatgcatggcctaacgagactcgagttggtttatgtcttacaagtctcattgaaaagataggtgatgggtaaaaaatgcaaggattcataggctcgtatttcatcaaacataacatgtgcatgagttgagatcaaaacaagcaagcaaataaaccatgaaagcatattaatttaagcatgaatcattccccatgttggtttcccctaattacccattaaccctagctaggtcactactcactcattatcatgttgatcatgctaacaaggttgtcaatcataccaacaaaatgaaacatgatgaataaatgaaagtaattaacaataattaaaaagggattaagagaattatacctattaatgattccaataataaagcaaagaataaaagaagtacttgaatgcttgattgagaggttgtcaatctcccaataataacccaaataatcttcaattacccaaaataaaggatgaacaaaagagagattaaggaaataaagcttgtattaaaacttgattaattgttgattacaaaactaaagagagatttgattgatattaactactctaataattgataagaagaacatgctcttctaattagactaatggggtatttatagtggaaattaggtggatgcattagggttaactaagggctaaactagtaattacacttttgggatttgagcagggagacgccggtatttttcgaaggaagggcttatttctttgaagcttgaagaaacggatttgtctTTGGAccgaatccgtgcgtcttaggcacggacggccggattcgtgagCCTCTGcgccgggcgtctttgggagaagacgcacgtcttctgagTCGCTGCCGGGCTTCTTTGAAGGAAGACGACGGATTGTCGTCTTTGGGATCGCTGGATtcagacaatccgcacggattgctcctcagtcttgtttcttcttcttttcttcccttttcttcgtaaaatccttggggatttcgttggggatgcaaggatctttcctcaacattgctcatctactataatatgtacaaaggccttctaatcttgtctctccttgatgcttggtcattgaatttaatcaatttagtctcattttgccatgaaaatgcaaggtttgcactcctttcctaccaaagacacaaaacctcaaagaatatgcaaaataaagaactaaagacaataaatgacccaaatatgcactaaaaagcatgggaataaggctaattcggggactaaatatgcgctaattatggtcacatcaacatgttgtaatataattggaagtagagtgttagtgtagcataaaggatggatttgtattgtggttgatattgttaaaagcccatggtcgtgcttgtagtagttcgatgtttaggaatgggagaatatttcgatagtgttgacagttggatgatgatgattatgagttccaTAGTTTGGCAgatggatgatgatgtttataagtgtgagtaaacttcgaggacgaagttccttttaagggtggtagaatgtaacattctgtttgatgttatgagtgttttgatatcgcattttctagtggataatatgttacggagttagcagcgtttgtggatagtagttggtagtgtttagagttggtgtcgagagagactatgatgtagttgatacgatatcgtgagctgtGTTGTgaaggtaggcatagttggtggagttggtgttaagagttcatgttttataggttggggttttgttttgagttcgtaGTTGCGTTGTTATGTCTTAATCGAGttggtatgtttgtttttatgtatgggttgaacttcggggacgaagttcctttttaggaggaaagactgtaatactacggttttatgtgtcttagggtacactatcgagtggggcttactctgtcgagtaagtatgtttttacgcaaaacagtagtctgcctaatgggtactcgatcgagtacgtgcgacactcgatcgagtaagggtcactcgatcgagtaagttggttttacgggctgagtttgacgggtttttttaatgatgcgagataagtataaaaggttgtccgtcacttttcttagtttcttttatctattctaaaacctaagtgaggagaaaaggagttgCGTAGTTTGtttgtcatcgcatcattagcaaatcccggagctagaggtgtcggatttcatcgttctttacactgttgtgatccttgtgtcgggggtaagctttacatataatttttatactgttttgttaaagttggttaaaccctaattgggtgatttgggggttttgggaagtattgttgatgttagattgtgattgtatgattctatgtttgataggaagtaatttcagtgaaggacgatgttgattagctgattgttacgatcttggtgattgctgttccaggtagggttttcctactcggtattaattacatgatgtgtgtggtggttgtattattattgttgatttaTCGTACTGCTGGtgattgtgatggttgttgattaatatcgttgattgttgttgttgttgttgttgttgttgttgttgtatctgtctgtgatcttcggggtgcgtccctggctgagtggagtcacttgcgggagtggcttcacgcccttgattcgccttctgtggaacctgccacataagggatgtgcacattaatgaacatgggtttatcgctcgatggagatgagcggggcttaggtgggaacggctgcggtcccccactggcggtgtggagtatctgttgcgatgggtactctgacaggactacacactttagtgtgtagtcagttgtgtggagattgattatggagtttggaggattgttgtgttgttgagctgtttgtgttcttgtttcgttgtggctttgtgttgtgtaattagtactgaccccgtttaaatgttttaaaaactttggtgatccattcgggggtggtgagcagttattgagcaggtatgatatgacgcatatgggatagctgggatgagtcatcacgtggctgttagaagagtcttccgttgtgtcagacgatgtcttataGTTGTGACAGTTTTGGCTAGTAGACATCTTTGAGTAATTTGTaattcagtttaacagttttgatttggacatgtaatcacttaaaccgtatttacttttaaagtatgtttctttattgtcttatgattatcattgcctcgggtaaccgagatggtgacgtttccataccttaagtggtcctggtaaggcacttggagtatgagggtgtcacagttttttttttttttttttttttttgctgaaaaTGTAAGCTTTTCATTCCAACCAACGAACAATTACAAAGTTTTTCCAACAGAATTAATGGGCATCCCCATAATTCAAACCATAATAAACATAATAGGAACTAATCATTACATCAACTCTCTATTACATAACCAATTCATATCTCTGGGCATCAGAGGCTGTTTTGCCTTGCTCCTGATTCTACACTTCATGCTGTGCTTCAACTGTTGAACAATAAACTCTGGTGTCTTCACAATTCCCTGAACTCTGGCTTCATTTCGTACCTGCCAGATCAGATACATCAAGCCTACAACACTGGCAACAACCAATCTCCATTGCAATATTGATCTCCTTCTCATCCTCATACACCACTGCCAAGGTTTAGTGGATGGAATATCCAACCTCAGCCAGGTCTGCAGTAAAGAAAGAGCACTTGCACTGTAAGGGCACTGCCAGTAGAGATGATCCATGGTTTCACTGCCTATTCCACATATACAGCAGCTCACATCATTGCAAATCCCTAACCTGCTGAGTCTGCTCCTGGTCTGTAGCCTATCATAAATAGTTAGCCACATATGGAAGGAATGTTTAGGCACAATGAGCCTGTGCCATAACAGCTTACTCCAGGGAACCTTAGGACTAGCTCCTGCTAGCCATGTATATCCAGCATCAGGGGTGTAGGCACTATCACTGCCCAACCATTTGTTATCAGTGTAAGCATTTAGAAAGAGATCCTTGATTTTGCAGATTCTTCTCCATGCCCAACTAGAATTAATTGAAGGCTGATAAGAAACCCAATCCCTACCTTTCATATATACATGGTCAACCCACTTGATCCAAAGATGATCAGATTTCGTGGCCATCCACCAAACATATTTGCCAATCAAAGCATTATTCCAGAGCTCACACTTTCTTAGCCCCAATCCACCAACCTCCCTTGGCTGACAAATAGTGTCCCAAGCCACCAAAGGTGTCCTTGTATAGTTATCTGTCCCATTCCAGAGGTAATTCCTACAAATACCCTCAATTTTAACCAAGACATATTTTGGAAGCACAAAAATAGAAGCCCAGTACTGATGCA is a window encoding:
- the LOC141649335 gene encoding uncharacterized protein LOC141649335; this encodes MECNVLVEKIVSRIKSFGSRKLSYAGRLVMVQAVLLSLHQYWASIFVLPKYVLVKIEGICRNYLWNGTDNYTRTPLVAWDTICQPREVGGLGLRKCELWNNALIGKYVWWMATKSDHLWIKWVDHVYMKGRDWVSYQPSINSSWAWRRICKIKDLFLNAYTDNKWLGSDSAYTPDAGYTWLAGASPKVPWSKLLWHRLIVPKHSFHMWLTIYDRLQTRSRLSRLGICNDVSCCICGIGSETMDHLYWQCPYSASALSLLQTWLRLDIPSTKPWQWCMRMRRRSILQWRLVVASVVGLMYLIWQVRNEARVQGIVKTPEFIVQQLKHSMKCRIRSKAKQPLMPRDMNWLCNRELM